A stretch of Triticum aestivum cultivar Chinese Spring chromosome 1D, IWGSC CS RefSeq v2.1, whole genome shotgun sequence DNA encodes these proteins:
- the LOC123167632 gene encoding transcription factor MYB4-like, whose protein sequence is MGRAPCCEKDGLKRGAWSPEEDQRLADYIAQHGHSNWRALPKHAGLLRCGKSCRLRWVNYLSPDIKRGNFTADEEDRIIRLHQALGNRWSVIAAQLPGRTDNEIKNVWHSHLKKRLEDGLKPAADHDAGGSGRQKSRKQAKARSATVDARERHTSLQGQSSSGLTCSTVTESAAAVTSSPSDNATITSASHGHQLVKEDTFSSEAVTDNSFLSSTDVTGMIDLGAMGEDLSLVMSSSSTWSDDQDFWINMLQEGGDIIDLPKL, encoded by the exons ATGGGGAGAGCGCCGTGCTGCGAGAAGGACGGTCTGAAGCGGGGCGCGTGGAGCCCCGAGGAGGACCAGCGGCTGGCAGACTACATCGCGCAGCATGGCCACTCCAACTGGCGCGCCCTCCCCAAGCACGCAG GGCTTCTGCGGTGCGGGAAGAGCTGTCGCCTGCGGTGGGTCAACTACCTCAGCCCGGACATCAAGCGGGGCAACTTCACCGCCGACGAGGAGGACCGCATCATCCGCCTCCATCAGGCCCTCGGCAACAG GTGGTCCGTGATAGCTGCGCAGCTGCCCGGGCGCACTGACAACGAGATCAAGAACGTCTGGCACTCGCACCTCAAGAAGAGGCTGGAGGACGGCCTGAAGCCAGCCGCCGATCACGACGCCGGCGGCAGTGGCCGGCAGAAGTCACGCAAGCAGGCCAAGGCTAGGAGCGCCACGGTCGACGCTCGTGAGCGGCACACGTCGCTGCAGGGGCAGTCGAGCAGCGGCTTGACGTGCTCAACGGTgaccgagtcggcggcggcggtgacatCCTCGCCGAGCGATAACGCCACCATCACAAGCGCGAGCCACGGCCACCAGCTCGTCAAAGAGGACACCTTCAGCTCGGAGGCGGTCACTGACAACAGCTTCTTGTCTTCAACAGACGTGACGGGAATGATAGACCTCGGTGCCATGGGCGAGGACCTGAGCCTGGTGATGAGCTCATCATCGACGTGGAGCGATGACCAGGACTTCTGGATCAACATGCTGCAGGAGGGCGGAGACATAATAGACTTGCCAAAGTTGTAA